The genomic DNA caaaTCAACTCTATCACCCATTTGGCGTTATCCATGAATTTACTGGGGGTACACCCGACTCCCTCATACAGATCAACAATAATGATATTAAACAGCATTGTGCTCAATACCGAGCCTTGGGGGCACCCCTgtcagctggatgcagcaccataCACCatcactctctgggcccgggCCCGCCCACCCAGCCAGTACCAGCGAAGGGTACAGCTGTCCAAGCCGcgggctgccagcttttccagcagaCTACGGCGGGGAACGCCGTCCAAGGCTGTCAGACAACACGGCCCGGCGCTGCTCTGGGCGCGGGGGCAGGCACAGCGGGCAGTGCCCATGCTCCGCAGCGCCGCTCGGGCTCCGGGGACCCCGCTTTTCCCGAGAACGGGAAGCGGAAGGGACAGCGccgccggcggggcggggcggggcggagcggggcggaacgggccggggcaggggcaggggcagggacaggggcagggccggggcggagcggagcgggtCCGGGGCGATGCTGGCGGCGCTGGCCGCCACCTGGTCCCTGCTGGCCGCCGCCTGGTCCCTGCTGGCCGCCGCCTTCCTggcggcgctgctgctgctccggcGGGCCCCGGCGCCGCGGCCCGGCCGCGCTGGCCTGGTGATCGCCGGCCTCTTCCAGGACCTCATTCGATACGGGAAGACGAAGCGCGGGTGCGGGCAGCTCCcgggctggctgcagctcctgcaggtgccCAAGAGGTGAGGCCCGTCCTGCCGCCGTGGCGGCGCGCAGCGATGGCCGCGTCTCGGGTACCGGGTGTGTATCTCGGGTACCGGCTCCGTGTCTGGGGTACCGGGTCCGGGTCTGGGGTACTGCAGCCGGAGGTCGCGGCAGTGAGCAAGCAGCACACGCCGAGAGCACGGCGGGGTTTGATAGAGTTGGGCTCAGCTTTGTTGCGAAGCGTTACTCTGGTTCTGCAGATGGGGAACCGAGGAGCATAGAGACTGCGAGCGGTCATACAGAATCCGTGTGCTCCACATCGGAACAAAAACCGAATCCCTTGAATCCCAGTCGCATGCCAGGTCTCCAAAACAAATCTCCCTGCAAGACTCAGGTCAAGCACCTGGGAACGTGAAATCCTGAGTAATTGTGACTCTACAAATACGCTGCAGGTTGATTGTCTTACACCAGTTTGCAGTCATTGCCTTCTCCCTTCAATGTGGCCAATACCAGCATGGCAGCACAACTATCTAGAGCTTGCATGAACAGTCTCTGATAAGGCAAAAGAACCACTGCATTATCCAAACCCACCTTAACAGATGTTtgatgaaatgaaattaagtaTATGTATATGTTTAGATGTGTAATTaaatgaattaaattaaatagatATTTAGTGAAATCATGGAAGGAGGCAGTCACCCCTCCACCACCCTTTACAGCTTTTTATATGGTTTTATATGTTATgggatttcttattttttaatcagCTGAGATTCATGACTAGAACTAGTCTTTGACTTGAACGTAGGCCAGACAGGATCTTGCAAGGCCAGCAGGACAGGACTGAGAGGCTACTTAGCCTGAAGATCTGATCTCCCCTATTGTAACAATCTCTGACACATTTTGTATACAAAGCTTTCaaatgaaaaggtaaaaaaagttTGTGACCCAGCAAGTTATTCATGGAAAGGTTGTAATCTCAGTTATCAGGCTTCATGACACAGAATATACCCAGAGATGTGTTTAAAATGTGCAGTACCCTGAGTGAAAATAAGGATTCATAAAGACTTTGTCCTAATCACTATGTACTGCAGCTTCTTGTCTGAGTTGACCTTTCTCCAACAGAAGTTTCCCAACACCCCTGCTTAGGGAGATTGGTGTCTGAAGAATGTGCTTTTTCGGGGAATTGTCCTCAAGGTCTCAATATGTGCAAAGCAATTCTGTTAGTTAATCATAATAATGACAGTGAATCCCTAACACTTCTACCCAAAGGAATAGAGAATATCTTGAAGGTAGCCATCGAGGTGTTTTCTATTCTTTTCAACTGTGTCTTGTTTCCAGACAAGCATTGTGTTTTCACTAGCCTGGGCTTGTTTTTAACTTTGCCATTCTGTCTTGTAAAAGGTTGTGTTGCATTTCAGGTTGGTTTGGCAAATAGTGAAAATTCCTCTCGTTGAGGAGGGATGGCACATGtacttgctgcagtgctggtttGATGTGTAGGTCAGATACACCCCCACTGTAATTGGGATTGCTGAAAGCTCGAAGGGTGTGTCTCTTTTAAGTTGCCAGGGCTTGTTTGTGTGCTGGTGGCAAAAATCAATGTGTGGTGAAAGTTTCCTGGCAAGTGACAAGAAAGGCAGCTGCCAATGGACAAGGTGCTCTGGAGCACGCAGGGATGCTCACTAGTGCTGTGATTCTGACTTGATCTCTTTTGTGCTCTTGAGAGAtacctgagctgctctggggagggtCACTGGTTTCTCTAAGCAGGGGTGTTGTAGCCCTTCACTGCCCCAAGAGAAGAGTTTGTATGTTCAACAGAAATATGGTCTTCACTTGACTACACAGGTACAGCCTAGTTTTGTACCTGTAGATACATTGTCAAGTCAAGGCCATCAGCGTCTTCCCATGGGACTTATTTTATCTCTTTGCAGATGTTTCCAGAAGTCTTGATTTTTCTTCACTGCCAGAAGGActtctaattttaaaagcaaaaggaaatacTGGATCACCTAGTTTGAGCTGGATATTGTAAAGAGCTGTAGGCTGTTATCTCAGCCCAGTTACCTGCCTTGACTGTCATGTCTTGTAATGCACAATATGCTTTTATACGTGCATTACGGGGTTGGGAgattctttgttttcttaaaaaaacaaatgtgtGGTCTTGCCTTGTAATCACCCAGCAGTGTTGATGGTCACTGCTTTTTTTCTATATGATTGTTGCAGACCTTGAATTTGCAGAAGGACAAGATGTTTTAATGTAGAGCAGGGTAATTACTTCTGGGTTTCTTTGATGAATTTTAACATGTCATGTAATGCACCCCCTGGAACTGAGAAAAGTGGGAGTGCTGTGAGGTGCAGCATTTTGGAAATAAGCAGAAAACTAATCTGAATGTGCTTTGAGTGGTGtaaattataaagaaaatgtACATCACGGTCAGTTGTAAACCTTGAGGAGTACTTTTGCAATGTGTGGATTACACTGTCTCCTCTTTAGTGCAGCTGTGGTTAGTAAGGTAAGCTAAGTTAGGATATTCCAGGCAGCATTTTACTGGGTTAAAATGTGGTTATTCCTGCTTGATACCACTGAAGTCCTGAGTTTTCTACTTGGACATTTGATGTGGGCACCAAAATGGAATGTACTCCCCATCAGACAAGCATGTCCTGCAGCTACATTTCCAAGGAATTATGAGAACATTAATGAAAACCCTTTTTTGTTCCCACAGGTGGTTTACTCACTTTTATgtggtttctgtgctctggaATGGTTTCCTGCTGATCTCTCTTTTCCGAGCTGAGTTCCTTGGAGAGTCACTCCCATCATGGATTCAGGACATGCACCATGCTCTTGGCAGAGATTCTCAGAGCAAAGACACAGGTAAGAAATTATAATGTAgccatataaataaaaaaacttgGATACTGAATTTGTATCCAAGTACTACTTCATTGGTTGCTTTTCAGCTATGCTCCAAATTACTTTCCTGGTACACCAAGTGCCTTTGTCATTATTGAAGATAGAAATATTTATGGATATGTTGGCTTTCAGCAGTCCTTTTAACAGAAAACGCCATTAGCACCTCCTGGAAGAAATCTTGCTCTGATCAGCAGTGCCTCACCTgtacaaatatttttcccagTTAATTTAAAATGAGGGTAAAATTCTGCTGTGGGAAGAGGGAACATCAGTCTTTTTTAAGCACTGTCAGGGTTAAATTGTTCCTGTCTGTTTCAAAGTTGCTGGTTTTTGTCTGTAAGCAGATAGTGAGCACTTCTCTGCGCTCCTGGTTCTCTTGCTCCTTTGGCTGCATAGCTGTCGAAGGCTTGCAGAATGCCTCTGGACCAGCGTGTTTTCCAGTGGTGTCATTCATATTGTGCAGTACTGCTTTGGACTTGGTTACTACATTGCTGTTGGCTCAACTGTGCTGTGTCAAGTGCCTACTAATGTCAGGAATGGTGAGTACCTGCTTAGTTATCATCAAAGATGCAGTTTTGCTCTCATTTGTTTCCATTGTGGCAAATGGTTTCATAGAGAGCTGCTTGTTTGAGAAGTGTGTTAACTGATGAGACATAAAAGTACTTCCTGGCATAGTTCAAAGTAATTACGTTTCAGTATATCATACAATCAGCCAGCATtatgcacaaacacaggcagggacacactTTCATGGTTAATTGCTGAAAGGATATAGATTGTACGCTTTGTGAAGGATAGTAATAGGTACCAGTTCTCAAATGCCAGTACATAACTTCAGTGCTCAAACTAAAGAGgagttttttttgttataaTCTTTCCTGCAAACTGAGTCTGCAAAGCTGTCTTGGtcacctccttttttttccatggagaACTTGCCACTGCTCTGCCTTGACTCAGGCAATGTCTTCTTTCCCTTGGTACTGCAATGTTTCCATTAATACATGAGAAATTTGTATTATATGACTTGTTTCTGCCAACACATTCCATTGGGTCTCACAACCGAGCTGCTAAATCCCCTGCACAGACGAACCATCAGCTGGCTGTAGCACTCCTCCTGTGATTAATTTTTGTGAGGCAGTCATTGCCAAGTTTGGTGAAGTTTTTAAGCACTTTGAACCACGTTGGGCAGAGGGTGGTGGGTACATGTGCGTGTATCTATGTGTGTCACTGTGAGGGAGACAACTGTGTGCTTGCATGTTGACCTGAGCCATGACAACATGTTTAATTAGGATAATAATCGTTACAAACAGTGTTGAATATTGAGGTCTTAGGCTACCAATTATGTGTCGTTTCACATCACACTGTATTTCAAGCTGCTGGATTAATAACTAGGTATTTTATTAGAGAGCAGTCAAGGGAAGTGACCTACTACCTGGGCACTCAAATGATACAGGGTTTCAAAGCCTCTTTCAAGGAATTAGAGGCTCACTACTAGAATTTTGTAAGACAGTAACATTTGAGAAAATGTTATATAGTGTTTTGAGatgttatatatgttatatatatatatattgtttgagatattatatatgttatatgtgTTATAACACTATATGTTTTAAACACTATATGTTATATAGTGTTTTGAGATGATGCTTGGGAAGTTACTTCATGGCCATATATTAATAAAACATGTTTCATTCAGGAAAAAAGCTTTCTGTGCAGATCTGCTGGTATCACATCATAGGAGTTATGGTGTACATTTGGGCCTCTCTTCACCAACACAGATGCCTTGCAATTCTAGCTAATCTTAGAAAAAGCAGATCAGGTAAGATGTTTCATTTCTGTCAAATATTTacttaggggttttttttctggttgtttcAGTAGGCTTCCGTATCTTCTAATACCTTAAAAACAAGTGTTTCTCAGTTCCTGTAGTATGTAGAATAAATGAGGCTGTTTGGATGGCTGAAGTGGGGGGAGAGGGTGTGGTATGTCTGTATATATAGTTCTGAAAAACGTAAAATGAAGCTAACAACTTAAGGATAGATGTGGTTTCCATACTCTGTTTGCACAGCCAGAGGTGGCATCTTGTTTCATTTAGTGCAAAGCTGTCAGATCAGATGGAGGTGGATGATGATGAATAATCAGCACATTGTTCC from Ammospiza nelsoni isolate bAmmNel1 chromosome 4, bAmmNel1.pri, whole genome shotgun sequence includes the following:
- the SRD5A3 gene encoding polyprenol reductase, whose translation is MQHHTPSLSGPGPAHPASTSEGYSCPSRGLPAFPADYGGERRPRLSDNTARRCSGRGGRHSGQCPCSAAPLGLRGPRFSREREAEGTAPPAGRGGAERGGTGRGRGRGRDRGRAGAERSGSGAMLAALAATWSLLAAAWSLLAAAFLAALLLLRRAPAPRPGRAGLVIAGLFQDLIRYGKTKRGCGQLPGWLQLLQVPKRWFTHFYVVSVLWNGFLLISLFRAEFLGESLPSWIQDMHHALGRDSQSKDTDSEHFSALLVLLLLWLHSCRRLAECLWTSVFSSGVIHIVQYCFGLGYYIAVGSTVLCQVPTNVRNGKKLSVQICWYHIIGVMVYIWASLHQHRCLAILANLRKSRSGKVVSLSHSVPFGDWFESISCPHYFAELLIYVSMAITLGMHNVTWWCVVMYVLFNQALAAILCHEFYQKNFSSYPKERKAFIPLVF